agggacatagaggCAGAGTAAgagactttgctttatactatgtcgATATTAACTTCTTGGCCACCTATGATCCCACCTCAGCAATCCAATTTCTACTTGGGTACTTGATACAGAAAGGGTAGGCATTTCcacacaattaaattttgtgtatttaaaaatttctcaaaaaaatgtttatttctttccaATAATAATCCTGATTTTctccataatatttatataaccacAAAAAATTCCAGGCTCCCTTATCACCAACTCCATGTGCCGAAATCAGTGATGATGAGCTGGTCTCCATATCAGTGCGGGATCTTAATAGGCAGCTGAAGATGAGGGGTTTGACAAGGGATCAGATTGTACGGTAAGTATTGAATAATCTAtttgttgaattatttaaatttatatttgtatgaacataaataatgtCAGGAACTGTAGgactaatttcaaaaattcgaaatatttccatatttaaataacatggCCTTTTTCCCATCAAAGAGGATAAATAAGGGTTGATAACGAAAATGGTGATCACATTATTGATTTCAGAATGAAGCAAAGACGGCGTACGTTAAAGAACCGTGGGTACGCAGCGTCGTGTCGCATCAAACGAATAGAGCAGAAGGATGAGTTGGAAACTGAGAAGAGCCAggtgtgtttttgttgtaaaacATGTCTGAAAAGCTGTTGTGTTGAGTTGCGTTGCGTTATGTTGCGTTATGTTGCGTTACGTTGTGTTGCGTTGTGTTGTGTTGCAAACAATAACacttaaattaacattacactacatagtacaaaacaaagtcgctttctctgccctatgtccctatgtatgcttaaatctttaaaactacacaacgaaatttgatggggttttttttaatagataaagtgattcaagaggaatgtTTATTAGTATgaacaataacatctattaaactacccTGAATCGcgtgcgaagtcgcgggcaaaagcctgtagataaataaatagaccAGTCTATTCAACACTGTGCCCTTGAAAGAGCAAAATTTACATgcaattatcaaatatatggTTTCTTACACCACACTACTATGATGTTTGTGCTTGGAGACAATCAGGAGGCTATAGATTGACAAAGACTTCACTTTATCACAGTAAAACATTTCCTtcctagtattttcttatgtttgattttacgcgagtattatacatttagaaattaaaacactttttaacggattttaaacgcgatttattcattatattattgaccctacgtttcgaacactttacagcgagcgtggtcacggggagactgaatACCTAAGGAAGATAAAAAACAAtgggttttaaatattaatctccTCAAAAATTCCGTTAGATGGCACTATATTACATATCACTGTTCATTTCCTATTACCATGTTGTCTAAACTACGGGCATGAGCTAGCACACATTGACCCAGGCGcctaatatagttaaaaactgtttattagGAGCCTTTTAAGCCTGTGGCCGTTTCAAAGATACACAAGAATAAATTCAATTGGTCATTTTCAGGAATGGCACGACATGGAAGCGATGCAGGAAGAGAACAACAGAATTCGAGATGAGATTGAAGCCCTGAGGTCGAAATATGATGCGTTGAAACGATTCGCAACGATGAAAAGCATTCCATTGCCAGCCGACCTTGATATTATACCATagagaatatatataactagaggaattaaatatatatatttacatctgTGTATGTCGCTGCAAGATTGTGAACACcattatattgtaatctaACTCGCGGGATTGCACACTGTCGAAAAATCATTGGattataatgtatagaaaaataatgcgACAATTTGTAAAGGATTTTTCGTTTGATTGCAATTACGGATCACAATATTTCGACAGATTACAATAACAGATCACAATTTTTCGACGGATTACAATAACAGATCACAATACTTCGACAGATTACAATAACAGATCACAATACTTCGACAGATTACAATTACGGATAACATTTTTTCGACAAATTACAATTACGGATTCTAATTTTTCGACAGATTACAATTACGGATAACAATTTTTCGATAGATTTCAATTacggataattttttttcgatatattacaattacgtgttattttttttttatatttttttttatttcacttcaaCAAGAATTGTGCATGtaaggaaacttaaaaaatatattaataacacgATAAAAAAGACTACAATTTGTTGAGCGGCCTTATaacttagaagtgatctcttccaggcaacccgggCAAAAGGTAGCAAGCGTAATTAGATTATTGGCGGGTCGAGGGGTTTTTATCCGTTCTTTATCAGATTACAATCTCACGAAAAAATCTATTCCGCGTGATTATAATCTAACAGTGCTTACAATTTTAcggtgatatatatataaatattaatatagaatatgCTTGGTGCAATGACAAGTCAACTTTATTAAACAACAAACTTTAACCTATCTCtgtgtcaaatttcatacagattgTATTAGCCGTTTTTGCGTGAGTGtgtcaaacatacatacaaatttgtgtttgtattatttgtaggTTATAAGCattccaatatttataattatataattgtctCAAGTGTGACCAAATGcaaaatattacgtatatttttaccGACTCCAAAAGAGAAGGGTGTCATCAATTCGGttgcatttttttgtgtttgttaccttataactttttactggctCAACCgaattttatgattctttttttttatttgaaagctgatgcctcCCAAGTTGTACGATTTAAATTTGTCATAgctctgacaatttgaaagcggttaagttttatgttaaaaataattatgcattgtatcatattgaattttattgcaCCAAACATTTTATGTAGTATCTTaagatatagattaaatatatgataaatggTAGTGAAATCTTTTTTGTAACTTTCCagacagtttttattattattaaattattgataaatcaatgtgtttttatttaaactttatggcaagatacataaataaaattggatatATGACACAAAttcaacttcaaaaaaaaattcttatccTGTGGAACCTTTATAAACATAGTCTTTGTTGGTTAAAAATGGAAATGGAATGGAGATTCGTGATTAACGTTACCGCACGAATTTCACGCGAGCGAAACGTGGGCGTATagtagataatttatattcattaagaGATTCCCATAAAAGTCGACTAGAATTCGTTGtcgttgttttaataattttaaaaaggaaatatttgatTGTTCGTCTGTGTTTCTTTATTGGacagatatattaaaattatagaaagcTTCGTTATCTGTGTGTGTctgctatattttatctttttttaaatactaacgAGTAGTATCACATTCATTATCTATGTCCAGTTGTTGGCTTAATCACAAAGATATAAAAGACTAAGGGTCAATTTATACTAGCGTAGAGTCAAAGCGCAACAGAGCCccagtataataaatataagtatactaATACTGTGTGTACAGtgtttctaataaaaacactCGAAATTGCAGAAAATCTGTGGTATTTGCGTAGTAcaataagcaaaaaatatctattaaactattccaaatataagtttaatttgaagataatcctactaatattataaatgcgaaagtttgtaacgatgtgtgtgtgtttgttgctctttcacgcaaaaactactgaaccgattgcaatgaaatttggcaaaaattaatgaaatttggtagacagctggacaactggaataacatataagcaactttttatcccgatattcctacggaatacggacttacgcgggtgaaaccgcggggcgcagctagtattattttaatattaatatatgcaaACACGAgtgcatttattattctatgacACCCTATGCACCGATGCGGCGACGGCTCGTGAAATTGTAGGCACTTATCGCTATAGGTAAGGCCGAGTGAGGGAGGCATGTCGAAGCGTTTATATCACCACTCTAGTAAGTAAAACTAATTATTCTTCTGATGCCATTGAGTTTTATTCAGATAAATTCATTGATATAgtgaattaagaaataataatataaagtagcATGTACTccacttataaaaatatatatgtagagTTAGGTTAGCTTgaaaaagtatgtttgtttcttttacttTCTTCCTCGTTGCAATAGAGCCCGGAATAGCTTTTAATATGACTTTTGTGTCTGCAGATAGTTTGAAGGCTAAAAAATGCTGTAGGCTATACCTTTACTCggtaaaacatctcattcttACAGTGTATcacataacaaatttatatttaagacagataagaaatacataaacctattattgatataatgattcaattaaattttttttttgttaaatggcAATTACTTATGCTTTTGcacaattttaacataaagatttttattacctacgtAAGTTTACGTCGATCTGACAAATAAAATGACAGGTCGTTAAACAgactaaaatatacaatatttggCTGTTCATGTCGCAAGTCCCgactttttattaaacgaaCGTGACCTTACAAGTCAAAACATTGAACGCGGAGGACGTAAAATGTACGGGCCATCAATTTaataccaataaatatttcattgaagaTATCCCGTAGGTTAAGGAGTAGGTACAACTGAAAGCACTTTCGTCCCTTTCGCGTAGGGTTCGCGCGAAGCTTATTtgctacttttttattttattttattgccacATAGGATCAGGGAcaacttctttttttatagacGTTGTATAAAACGAGGGTCTCGATTAGTAGACTTGGTATCTATGATACCTAGTGCATATATACTACTAGTCGAGGTCTTTAATTTGATACTgaggaaattgttaaatttgttattttgtagcGTTATCTTTGGCCGTTTCAGAAGCAACAAAGCCACAGacaaacacacataaataCAGTAAGAAccaatcgtttttttttgcgtcGATGGGTATAAAAGCACACACATTTTCTAGATATTAATATGTCCAGATTCCCATCACACGATTTTTcctgcatttttaaatttaaatttatttcattcatcatttttaaatttatctgcatttataaagaaaatacagttCCATTAAAACGatcctattaaaaatattctttcttGAAAAATCTTTCCTTAATTCCAAGTAAATCGTAAAAGTGGCAACCCTATGTCGAGGGGTATTGGAAAgtcgataataatatttcttatctgCGATGATAGCTCAGTATTAAGTTGAGTGGTAGACTTTAAACTTTGTGAAATCTGTATAAAGTACACGAAATATCCCTTAAGTACTTTATAAGATAAATCTGtattaataacaatcaattttaatacctTTTATGCGATGGCGTTgctgtttaaaattatgattttaaataaacttttttcgaagttttattttgattttctgtatgagcacagataacataaagaGCATTCTCAAAGTATGACTACAGAGTACAAAACAATGACGCTTTCGCTGTCCCtatatccctatgtatgcttaaatctttaaaattacgcaacggaagttgatgggtttttttttaaatagatagagtcaTTCAAGAGCAAGGTTTGTATACTAACATCACAATcggtttataatttgtttcatcCCGATGTCAATTTAATAAGGCTAGCATTTTAAGACTACAGActgagtttaaatatattttttgtgctgATAATTTAACAACTTAAACAACTTTATATCGTTAATAACGTaaccaataataaatactattgtATTAGATCTAGGTATACAATCACAGtatccctactaatactataataaatgttaaaatctatttgtttGTCTGCCTTTTCTTCACGCCTGTACCACTGAACCGGATGTATTATCCCGGAAATACCAAGGAAAGTGAATTTTACAGCGAAGCCTCGGGGGAATGCTATTcctattataaacatatataaaataacttattaagtatggatggatggatgtacggatgtttgctactctttcacgcgaaaacagctcaTCGTaactatatgaaattttatacagatatagGTTAAAGTCTAGATTTGGACATAGGCTTCTTTGTACAAGTGTACCTACTCGAGTGACTCCGCGAGTAACAGCttgtctaaaataaaatttcttttaacgCACGGAAACTACGCTCTTTTAAAAATGGCTATTTCGTAAAAAAGACTCCTATAAATGCTAACGAACATGCACAGACGGACAgagggattttttttttgtatttttaaacttacaaTGGCTTGGGCAATTGCAGTGTCTATTTTTTCCCATCAATTCGCGTTTTCTAATTACTAGGTTCTCTCTGTGTTCCTAGAGTCTAGACTGACTTCTGTTTAGGATTGATAGTTATCttatgtaagaaataaagaaaaaagtcccgtgtactggggtatgggacagatgatATATCTGATTCATCATTTTTTTGtccgtccccaccgggaatcgaacccaggacccctcggttctatgcTCACGTGTTaatcactgtaccaaggaggcggaaGAAATAACgagagataaaaatatttcttgttaGAGAATAAGACTCTTAGATACTCGTACTCACTACAAAAAGATCCATTTATATActcaattaaaaatcattaaaaacataattactttGTAATAACAACAGTTGTTGTTCTAGTCTTAGTATCTGTCGTATCGCATATCGCAACGGCGCGCGTGCTCTGAAAGAAATCGTAAGGATGTAGATATAGTAATGGATAGATGAACAAAATTcacttcaattatatatataaacggGTCTGctctatatattttagagCTTTTCCTGCACGTGTTGCAATACATATATcgtgtatatataaatgcaaatatgtTGAAAGTTTAACACGTGCAGGGAAAGGGTATCAAGGTCGTCAAATTTAGAttgaattaaagtaaaatctaCGCGAAATTCAGATAACACGAGTTGTTATACTTTTCAAAGAAACGTATAACAACTCGTGTTATctgaataaagtttttaaatgagaaaaaattatacatgcgTGACAGCTGAATGGTACGACTTGGGCCTACGGGAAACGAATGTAATGGGAAAAAAAATACCGCGAAACTTTTCATGGGCGTTCGAATTTGGaatgtttaaacatttttgaaaaaaaaatattccttgGTGTTGGATTCTTGCGGAATTTGTAAGGAGGTTTTACGGTGTTTtcaagttttgtttttctgGGTATAATTAAAGGAATATTAATGGcagtatttaatttagatcgtagtaaaataaaacaaaggatCGGAACGTAGTATGATAATAACCAGACCACCACCACTTAGACAAAGCTTATACATCAATGGTTAgtgaatttaaagaaaaaagaaaattcacGTCCTCTATCCAACCATCACAGTTCATGTAAAacagcctggtgacagacgaCAGAtgacggacagacagatagacagttCCCGTTTAACCCTGAGGCCACGGAATCCCAGAAACAAGAAATTctcaaaaacatacaaacatctTGTAGTTTTCTATTATAAGCAAAATGATTCAAAACGATAATTCGAATTAACTATTTCATAAACACATTACGAAAGCGAAAGCCAAAAgctatttcaattgaaatccTAATAAAACAGAACGGACATTGTCGAGatcaattttctattatttttatatatactttttccTTCTGCTGGTGTTCCGTCGCAATTTTATGGGTGGCGGAAAGAAACACTTAtcattattagaaatatttatttattgagaaaagAAAAAGCggtggtatttatttaatattctaacAGCATGGCATTAATAGACACTGCATCAGCAAAACAACAagacattaataaatacttcaatgaatacgtaaagaaaaaaaaaactcaattcacttaaaaaaaaatacgttttaaagATTTCTCTATGGTTTTATTAACGTTAGAGTAAAACaagtataatatgttatgaagTCAGATTATCTTAAGCTAATCACTAGCCGCTCGTCCAAGCTTCACCTGGGTAGACCTGAGGAAAAGTATACATAAttcactagctttccgcctaCGGATTCGGCTGTGTAGTCTAAGAAAATTCTCATGGGAGTGAGTTGTTTCAAGAAGTAACCTATATTAAAAGCCTATATaaacctatataaaaattaataagtatacTCTTTAGCCTTCTGACTCTCTTCAGAGCCAagaatcatataataaaatcattccgTTGCGAATTAAAcgaaagataaataaacaaacgaacacactccggcattcataatattaattaatattgacaaACATGGCACATTCTAATggcaaaaaacatttttgatcAGACGAGCATTTTTTAGTTAAATCGTAAACAACAAACAGTCAAATCTATTCTCTTGATGATATGAtaggattattatattactaagaTAGGTTACTTCTACTTTAGGATATTTACGGAAGGCTTATAAATCCTGCCAGGTGGTCTATCATGACATCACAAATCATGACTCATTTTAGTGTGAGAGTGTTGGCGCTATATGTCCTAAATAGCTCTGTCCTTTTCTCGCACTGGAATTACTGCTTTAAGATACAGTAACCCCCATTATCAGATAAAATGTCTCTATTATGTTCAATTGTCATTGGTCTACAATAGTTTAGAAATTCGTGGACGCTACGCCGTAGCTCGCTACGGTATCCCGCCTACGATCGTGTCTTAGCTACGAGGTAACCAGTGCTTTGACAAGTTATTTTGGACATAGTATTTATGGACTGTATCGAAGGTTGTATCGCCTttgaataagatttattttaagtttataaagaaCTATGTTGTGGAAAGGATTCAAAGTCCGatactatactattatatGTTTCTTCTTTAATCTTTGCTTGAAACTTACTATGCGTAAGTTTAACAGCTGTTCAGATTtgcattatattacatattgcgcaaatatagataatgttGTAGACTTGCATTCAGGCTGTTTTTTATAAGGGAAAACGCAAGTGAAGCCGTGAGAACAAGCTTGTgtagtttaattttacaacatatatagtaaacaataaaactaatacattttatgtctTAAGAAACGAAATTTATCGTTAGGTCAATCACGTGTaacatttcttaaaataagtatttcatCCAACAAGATAtatctctatttatttaagagaGGATTTATACGCACGGCAAGTACGTACTCAAGTtaagatatttatgaaataaagggaaataatgattatttcttATCCCGTTAAAACTCGTTTTCGTTAGAACACGTTTTATCTAGTTAGAACTACTTATAGATAGATAAGAACGATGCTTTTATTATTGACTTGGGATGCTTTTATTGTGAAtaatatgcagataaattgaaatatctatttaatatttgcacaCTTATCTACTGTCTATGAATACTTATTTGCGAAAGGTATATATTGgcaattatatcataattaatttctttagtCCCCTCTAAAACTAGCGCAGGGTACAGTCAATTGGTAAATCATAAATCGttgttagtataaaaataaattttatcggAATCTTTAGAATTTCTGACAATATAACGTACCAAAGATAGCAAATATAATTCACTTCATACATTTCCcattaaagtaaaaagaaaatcttCCACGATAATAGCCTGGTGCCAAAATTATTTCGCAAAACACATCCACAAAATTAAGGTCTATTTACCAGAAAAATCCGGTTGGAACCGGCCAGAACCGTTATATATTAGGGACAGATGTCCTAAATGGGTTGATAAGCTATTTGGATTGTTTAAAGTAACTGATAGGATAATATCATGTGCTTAGGAGGACGAATTGTGGCCCGATATCCTTATTGAATACCCTTTATTGCATGTTTGTGTAGGATTGGCTCGTTAGACGCTGATTTAGTGAAAGTTTCCAGATTTATTCCACAAAAAAAGGCAAGAAACGTGCAATTATATTTACGGCAATTGCTATCACACATGGGCTTATGTAAAGTTAGACGTGGTTTATggattgatatttttatgtcacacaTCATTCAAGCTTGTCGCAAATTGCAGGTCTCTCGATCCGCTTATGATTTTTTTCGCGAtagagtatattatatagcacTTTTGACATTATGTTCGCAGATCGTCCGCGACATCATGCAGGTTTCATCGCACTGCAGCGTGATATCATGGACAAACTGTTCCCAAGCAGTGCCCTGCGTATGTGCTATAGTCGTAAGGGACCTCGAGTTACTCTAAGGCCTGGGAAGATCACGGTCGACATCCGTAAGTACATTATCACACAGCAGGGTAGTGCGTGAATAGATTCTGTCATATAGCAATCTTTGATTTCTATTTCTAGGTGCCACACTAGCAAAACTGGCCTgaatttagtattaaatatactttacaaCACACTTAAACAAAATAGGTTTGTAATAGACATTTTTACccttttaaaattgaataggtTTATGATAAATGTTTCTAGTAAATGCTTGTAATTAACTCCATTATTTTcagtatttcaaataaaagttgCTCATTATAATTAACGTATATTGCGAATTAGAAAAAGCACAATTtggtttaataaattgttggaATTATTTCTCGTCCtatttttaaagtacattgataaaataattaaaattattcccATTTGCAATGTGAAATCCTTCAGCACAATCTGCTTCAGCGACCTCTTGTAAACGAAACCCCAAGTGGTGCTGCAGTTTGGAATTCGCatcgaaaatatatttgcaattcAACAATTGAACTCTGAACAATACACGCTGGCGGGAAGATCTTTAATTTGTAGCCGTAATAGTTGCCTGCAGTGTTGCCAACTTTGAATTTTATGCGTAAATATAGGGAGAAAACATACAGGCATTTTAGAGTTTTTCCGGGTACGTTCTGCTGCGTTTGATCATTCAAttactgatatttttttataaaagctagctgcgccccgcggtttcacccacgtaagtccatttcccgtaggaatatcgggataaaaagttgcctgtattttattccggttgtccagctgtttacgtaccaaatttcattgtaatcggttcagtagtttttgtgtgaaagagtaacgaactcacacacatcctcacaaactttcgcatttataatattagtaggataaagtagaattagtaggattagtaggattaaattaaaaatcgaacGCATAATGATAGATTTTGGAGGCCTGTGGTGACCATGTTATCTCAGTGGCATCTGTCAAAATTTCAGAGAGCAGTTTCTACTGAGAAGAGCAggttaaaaacatacatatgtaatatgtacataacaattatgccaaagaactgtcctgtggttcttaagcgacaccATACCACTGATTTTGATCTTACATATATTCTACAATCCTAACATAGACTCTCTGAActgatacattttaattatagttagatatacaataaattcattttcgaAATATCATTAGGGTAAAAGTTTTCAAGCAGCTGGCGAGTAGTTGCCTGTGAAAATCAATCCTTGGATTGAAGGCAGTCTATCGTGAGTCTTTTGTAGACTAGAATTTGGTTCAATCTATCTAGTGTACAGGTTTTCTAGGTTTTGATAGCGATAGCAGTTATCGTTGGTTTTTTGGCCCGCAATAAAcctagtttttatttatttattttacaataaaacataataaaaattaggaTTTCTGTTAAGATATAAAGAGTAATATTAGCATACAAAGCAACTTATAATTTTCCTTATAACGTTATATTCGAATGCgtcta
Above is a window of Zerene cesonia ecotype Mississippi chromosome 22, Zerene_cesonia_1.1, whole genome shotgun sequence DNA encoding:
- the LOC119836105 gene encoding transcription factor MafK, translated to MPHDLKGLAARKALMAPLSPTPCAEISDDELVSISVRDLNRQLKMRGLTRDQIVRMKQRRRTLKNRGYAASCRIKRIEQKDELETEKSQEWHDMEAMQEENNRIRDEIEALRSKYDALKRFATMKSIPLPADLDIIP